In Xenopus laevis strain J_2021 chromosome 2S, Xenopus_laevis_v10.1, whole genome shotgun sequence, a genomic segment contains:
- the or51e1.S gene encoding olfactory receptor 51E1: MCIFNASNSSTSFFLTGIPRLQYQFWVGFPLLLMYLVAIVGSCIILYIIKVEEDLHKPMYIFLFMLSVIDLLLANTTMPRMLGIFWFNSTEIFFDSCLLQMFFIHFLSALESGILMAMAVDRYVAICHPLRYPSVFTEETIIKISKIILLRGALVMIPLPVLIKRLPFCENNVLTHSYCLHQELMKLTSADNKVNVVYGLFIILLVMGLDSIFIAWSYLLIIRAVVDLVEEASLKAFSTCAAHICAVLVFYIPLIGLSVVHRFGMNEVFPILHILFGNVYLLVPPIINPIIYGIKTKEIRSRLRKIFCSKKHWIKTSGDL; this comes from the coding sequence ATGTGTATATTTAATGCTTCCAACTCCAGCACCAGTTTCTTCCTGACCGGGATTCCTCGTCTGCAATATCAGTTCTGGGTCGGGTTTCCCCTGCTCCTTATGTACCTTGTGGCCATTGTAGGGAGCTGTATTATTCTTTACATCATCAAGGTGGAAGAGGATCTCCATAAGCCCATGTATATATTCCTTTTCATGCTCTCGGTCATTGACCTTCTCTTAGCCAACACCACCATGCCCAGAATGCTGGGGATCTTCTGGTTTAACTCTACTGAGATCTTCTTTGATTCATGCCtgcttcaaatgtttttcatcCATTTCCTATCGGCACTGGAGTCTGGGATCCTAATGGCCATGGCTGTGGACCGTTATGTTGCCATCTGTCACCCCCTTAGATACCCTTCTGTTTTCACTGAGGAAACAATCATCAAAATCAGCAAGATCATTCTACTCAGGGGAGCTCTGGTCATGATCCCTCTCCCCGTACTCATCAAGAGACTACCCTTCTGTGAAAACAATGTTCTGACGCATTCCTACTGCTTGCACCAGGAGCTCATGAAGTTGACTTCTGCAGATAATAAGGTCAATGTGGTGTATGGACTATTCATTATTCTGTTAGTCATGGGACTGGATTCCATATTCATCGCCTGGTCCTACTTGTTGATCATCAGAGCGGTGGTTGACCTGGTGGAAGAGGCCAGTCTTAAAGCCTTTAGCACTTGTGCAGCCCATATATGCGCCGTCCTGGTGTTCTATATCCCTCTCATTGGCCTGTCAGTGGTGCACAGATTTGGTATGAATGAGGTTTTCCCAATCttacatattttatttgggaATGTCTACCTTCTTGTGCCTCCTATCATAAACCCCATCATTTATGGCATCAAAACAAAGGAAATCCGCTCTAGACTGAGAAAAATATTCTGCAGTAAGAAACACTGGATCAAAACCAGTGGGGACCTGTAA
- the LOC108709058 gene encoding olfactory receptor 51E2 yields MGMFNINGSFSHTEFILFGFPGISQSRHWLFIPFFFIYLEILMGNLMIIYQILVERSLHLPMYSLICLLFAVNISCTTAIVPNMLLGLVFGLNDISLGSCLFQMFFIYTALILESTMLVIMALDRYLAICRPLRYHNIMNNCLVGQLFLIGLVQSSLFSAPIIIVASQVHFCRSNIIWHFACENMVLLNLGCGDISKIQLLGLMVRILVIAMDISLLLVSYLYIFHSTMKIARGKSLHKTLHTCSTHLIVVVLNYSCGLSSAILYRLSISVDVQNLFSAIYYLFPATVHPFIYGYRMKEIRTCLVKSWRGRGCV; encoded by the coding sequence ATGGGAATGTTCAACATCAATGGCTCCTTTTCCCACACAGAGTTTATCCTCTTCGGATTCCCTGGGATCTCCCAGTCCAGACATTGGTTgttcatcccctttttcttcatTTACCTGGAGATCCTGATGGGAAACTTAATGATTATCTATCAGATACTGGTAGAAAGGAGCCTTCATCTCCCCATGTACTCACTTATCTGTCTTCTATTTGCTGTCAACATCTCCTGCACAACTGCAATTGTACCCAACATGTTATTGGGCTTGGTGTTTGGGCTAAACGATATCTCCCTTGGTTCCTGTCTGTTTCAGATGTTCTTTATATACACAGCCCTCATACTTGAGTCCACTATGTTGGTGATCATGGCTTTAGACAGGTATCTGGCCATCTGTAGGCCCTTAAGGTACCACAATATAATGAACAATTGTTTGGTAGGCCAACTTTTCCTCATTGGTTTAGTTCAGAGCAGCCTTTTCTCTGCTCCAATTATCATTGTGGCTTCCCAAGTCCACTTCTGTAGATCCAACATCATCTGGCATTTTGCTTGTGAGAACATGGTGCTCTTGAATCTTGGCTGTGGAGACATCTCTAAAATCCAGCTGTTGGGACTGATGGTGAGGATCTTGGTTATAGCCATGGACATCAGCCTTCTCctggtttcatacctgtacatctTCCACTCAACAATGAAGATCGCTAGAGGCAAATCCCTACACAAAACTCTGCACACTTGCAGTACACACTTGATAGTGGTTGTGCTGAACTACAGTTGTGGCTTATCATCTGCCATTTTATACAGGTTGTCCATTTCAGTTGATGTCCAAAATCTTTTCAGTGCAATATACTATCTGTTTCCAGCCACTGTTCACCCATTTATCTATGGCTACAGAATGAAAGAGATTAGAACTTGCTTAGTAAAGTCATGGAGGGGGAGGGGTTGTGTGTGA